The Limnospira fusiformis SAG 85.79 genomic interval TGACAGCTACGATGCTTTGATGATTCTGGGGGATGTCGGGGAAGCGGAGGTGCGGTTGCTGCGGATGCTGGAATTAGCCCCGGACGATTGTCACGTTCTCAAGCGACAGATAGAGACTCGTTGCCGGATGGGTTTGGTATGGGAAAAGGAGGGGAAGCAGACTAAAAAAATGATTGACACGGCACGGCAACGGATGACTACGGTGGAGGGTTTGGCGTTACTGGCTTATTATCACATCGCCCGAGAGGAGTTTGCGGAAGGAGTCAAAATTTTGGCTCGGTTAACGGAGGAACACCCCATTAACCCCAAGAGTTGGCATTCCTACGGTTGGGGTTTGTTCCATGCCGGACAATATCAGAAGGCGGCATCAGCAATGGAGACGGCTTACAAGCTGTCTGGCGAGGATGCCCAAATTTATCGGGATTGGTGCAAGATTTTACAAGCGGCGAGGCAGTCACAACAACGGGCAAAACTGCAAGGAAGAGTGACGGGTGTATGAATGGCGATCGCGGTTCGGAAAACCACCCCTGATAATTCGCAAAATTCACAGATCACCCCCCTCAAACGTCTAATATAGTAGCAGCCAGAACATTTAGGACATCCACGGTCCTGAAACCTGGGAGGTGGACTCTTTTGAACCCCTATTCCCTGTTCCCTATTTCCTGTTGGCTGCTATAACTAAGTCAACACCACTATTAAAGGTTAAATACCATGGCAGTCACCGGCTCAATTTCAATTGATGTCAATTAAACTTTCGATCAGATCAAAGGATTGGTCACATACGACAAAAAATATGTCATTGAAGTCATTAACAAGACCCAATATGTCCTGGAGCGCGTGGGATCCCATAATGACTCGCAAAATTGGCCCCTTGGCGATATCCAACCCGAGCAGTTAGGGGTCGGTAAATTTGACTGTAATTACTTTTCCTTTGGGGTAAATTATAAGCTCAAAGGGGGATCGGGTTTCATACAATTTGCTGCTTCTTGGCCGCTCATTGGTAAGCGAAAAATTGCAGTCGGCAATATACATCAAGATGGTAACGGTCCGGCTCGGAAGGTGTGGGATGAGATGGACGACCCGTCGGATAAATTATGTTCCAATGATTTGGTCAGAGTTCGGGCTTTTATGCAAGAAGAAGGAGAATCAATCATCTGGGTATATGAAGTGGTTACTAAATAGTTTTCACTGAAATTTACCAAACGGCGATCGGCTACAATTGTAGCCGATATTGACTTAACTACGCGGGTGAGATTGGTACAAACCAGAGATTTAATCTAGCCTGAATGTATATTAACCATCAAAAGTATAAAAACTCGATAGCTCGCGAAAAATCCTAGCCATGTTCAAAGCCACACCTGATAATTGGCAAAATTCATAAATTGAAGATAGCAATCGTCTTGAGAATGTAAATACACAAGTATCACCCACTCTCAAGAGGTAAATATTGTGGATCAAGATTTTCATTATTATGGAACTTACTACGCGGCTAGAATCGGCGGCAATTATAGTCAAAAGGATGCAACTGTTATTGCTACAGCCTCTAATTTCATCGATTTTTTGAGCAATGAAAAATATGCCGGATACTGGCATATTGTCAGCAATACCGAAAAATCTTTAGAGCGAGATTATAATGTGATCGCCAAAGTCGATTATCCTCGTTACACATTTCAAGGCACCTTGAGTACCGGAGCCAGTGGAAGTAGTGGGTTATGGGCATCATTTCACTTTCCTCCTGGAAACTATAATGACCCTGTTGGTACACCAACTAAGATCGATGTCCATGGAAAAGATGTTGCTGCCTTATTACCTGACTATCACCTACGGGAAATAGATCCTGATTCGAGCCTTAAGAGCAAAATTACTCCGGACATTGGTAAGTTGCTCAATCGGCCACAAAGTGCTTTGTCTAGAGCGATGATCAAAGACACAATTCGCTGTCTCACTGATTCAAGCCGTTTGGAAAACATTCTGATCAAATCTGCTGGTGGTAAGACCTTATTAAGTTCTGCAAATAAGGAGTCTATTCTCAAACGCTTTGGATTGCTTTTGTTGGGGGTTAGGGCTCATGTTATTGGAGATACTTGGGCCCACCAAGATTGGTGCGCCCTTGATCATGTAATCAATACTTACTGGGATATTGACAATTCCTGGCTCAAAAATGATGTTTGGCAAAATATTGAGTATCAAGATATGGGTCAGAGTTGGAAAAAAGTCAAGCTGTCTTGTACATCTCATGAAAATTTGCAAGCTGCTCCCAATGTACCTCCCTGCTATGTAGGACATGGATGGATGGGACATTTTCCCGATTACAGCTTCGTTAAATATCGCTATAAACCCTGCTGGAGTCCCAAAAGTGCATGGTCATTAGAGCGTGATAATCCTACGGAATACAACCATGCTTTTCTTGAGTTATGTAGCTTATTTTCTCAGGCAAGTGGCAGTCAGTTTCGCCCCCAAGATAAAAAGAGTCAACTAGTCGCAGCACAAAAGGCGATTTCCTCACCAATTGAAATTGACAATCAAAACAATTGTCCCCGATACCACTCGGCTGAGAAATGGAAAGAGGAAATGAACAAGGTAGCTCTTGAAAAACCCAAAATTGCCATTGATACCCGCAAAGAACCTGACGAAGAAACGGTGCTTAAAGGTAAATTTGACCATCCAATTGTTCTGGAAGCGATAAATCGCTACGGTTCCTTATACATTCAAGCTGCCAGCGATCTCCATCTGTTTCAAATTGCGGCTGACTACCAATTTTGGTTTGTCAAAGATTGGACTCAAAAACATGAGATAGGAGTTGGTAAATTGTTTGATGATACCTGGGCGAAAGCAATTGGTATTCTCTCACCTGATATCGTGAATATTTGGGGTTAACAGCACTATTTTACTAAGCGATCGCCCTGATCATACTTAGTCAAAAGGGGGGCGATCGCTCCCTTTTTTGATGGGGCTTCATTTGGGAAAATACCATAACTCAAAATTTTCCGAAATTGAATTCAATCCGCGTTTTAGGGGTGTAGATAAAGCCAGAGGTCTAATCGATCAGTCAGATGGGTAGGAAGTCGCGGTAATAGCCGAACCCTAGCCCCTTTGGGGGAATATGTATGCACCAATCCTAATGTGCAAGGTTTTAAAGGTTCGCAAGGTGATCGAAAAGCTCGGAAAAAGCTGGGTGGTGTCCATCCAGTGACTGTGCTGAAAGAGGAAGCGGGAGTAGCCACAGGTTCCCTCGCCAAACTGGTGAATTGATTTTACTAAACGCCCACCGTTTTGCATGAGTGCGATCGCCTGGTAATTTCTGGAAAATGTTCCGGTCCGATCGCACCTTTTTTGGGGACATAGAATCGATTAATTAATTTGAGAAATTACGAAAGATATTAACAGAAAATCCAAAACATCAAAAAATCACCGCCTCAACCGTATCGCTCCGGGTTGTCGCGGTCTAATTTTGCCAGTATTTTCCGATCGCCGCCCAGATTCTCTTTCCCAGCTAGACCTGGCACGCCAAATCAATCAAGCCCTTGAACAAGGTGCCCATGTGATTAACATTAGCGGCGGTCAACTGGCTCAAGCAAATGAGGCATACCCCGCTTTATTGCTGGAAAAAAATAACGGATTAACTTTAAAAGATATTGCCGTACTCTCCATCGGAACTGGCAACACCACTTGTCCCTACAGCTATGAAGAAATCAAGGGATGGAGTTCTCTGGGTTGGGTTCAGCATCTACCGGACATCTTCTTAAATCCTGCTTCCCAAAATTCCGAAGATATTGGCAATCAAATTCTGGATAGTGTTGGGAGTGATATATTACGTTTGGATTTCGATCTCAACGATCGCTTGCAAGTGGAAAAGCAGCCAGGTCGTTTGCGATCGCTCCTCGAAAAGCCCCACAATCGATATATTTTTAAAAAATATCAAAAGTATCAAAAGATTGGCGAAGAAATTGACAATCCCGAAAATTGCCAAGAGTTGATCGAGGCGGCGAAATGCTTTCTCGATTGTGGCGAAG includes:
- a CDS encoding DUF6765 family protein, with product MDQDFHYYGTYYAARIGGNYSQKDATVIATASNFIDFLSNEKYAGYWHIVSNTEKSLERDYNVIAKVDYPRYTFQGTLSTGASGSSGLWASFHFPPGNYNDPVGTPTKIDVHGKDVAALLPDYHLREIDPDSSLKSKITPDIGKLLNRPQSALSRAMIKDTIRCLTDSSRLENILIKSAGGKTLLSSANKESILKRFGLLLLGVRAHVIGDTWAHQDWCALDHVINTYWDIDNSWLKNDVWQNIEYQDMGQSWKKVKLSCTSHENLQAAPNVPPCYVGHGWMGHFPDYSFVKYRYKPCWSPKSAWSLERDNPTEYNHAFLELCSLFSQASGSQFRPQDKKSQLVAAQKAISSPIEIDNQNNCPRYHSAEKWKEEMNKVALEKPKIAIDTRKEPDEETVLKGKFDHPIVLEAINRYGSLYIQAASDLHLFQIAADYQFWFVKDWTQKHEIGVGKLFDDTWAKAIGILSPDIVNIWG